The Mytilus trossulus isolate FHL-02 unplaced genomic scaffold, PNRI_Mtr1.1.1.hap1 h1tg000024l__unscaffolded, whole genome shotgun sequence genome contains the following window.
TAATGCCTGCAAGATTCAGTATTATTATACATAATGACTAAATTTTctaggcattttacaaaatgcctaaaaattgaaaggcattttacaaaatgcctaaaattattttatctaataaaatgttaagaaaaacaattgaaagctTTGAACACCAGAGctgttttatttatgataattactgaattaaaaaagaagagcttttatcaaaaataatccAGAATACATTTTACtgaattattacaaataaactcatcatagataccaggaccaacattttatatttacgccagacgcgcgtttcgtctacaaaagactcatcagtgacgctcgaataaaaaaaaaacgaaagccaaataaagtacgaagttgaagagcattgaggaccaaacattccttaaagttttgcaaaatacagctaaggtaatctattcctgaggtagaagagccttagtttttcaaaaattcaaagttttgctaacagttaatttataattatgagcATATCTCattgataactcaagtcaacacagttGACTACAATTCACACAAGCACAGAActtgacatttttgtttatttctcaaAATGTTTGCACGACAGAACTGTACACAATATTTCACCTGTTTTTTAGGGCAATTTATTGTTTGGCGTAAAATCTGATTTAGCATTCCGACCACATTAGGAAAAATCGGGATCATCACACTTTTAATTCTTTCATTACCTTTACTGATATAACGCTTAACGTTAGGCAACATAAGGTTTTGCAATAAGCACACACGTCACCAATgcatatcttctttttcatatggtcccaaaaaaatcaaactatttTATCCGCATCTTTTGACTTATAGCTTTAGACGGACTCAAACAGATCTGCCAATGAAGGGTGATCCCTCTTTTTCTTGAAACGCTTCTCCTCTCAATGcactgttatttttcttttcatcgtCGATTTTTAGCTATCCTAGCCAAAGGAGTCAAGTGAGCTATTCTAATCTGGGCGACTGTCTTCCGTCttcgtctgttaacttttacgAGCATGATATCATATGGAACTACTAGgttaaatttaaccaaacttggccacaatcatcattagagtatcttgtataaaaaaaacagcaatcCGTCAATTAAAAACGAACTTTTCTCTACTTCAAATATTTCACTTTACTGTTTTGAATCTACATTTTCTAAACATGTGATTGTAAATGTTGTTCTATTGACAGAATAATTTGTCTTtttgccattttgaaaaaataatcataaattcaCAGTTGGTATCATAAATACAGAGGGAGTACATGTACGTATATTCGATCTGGTTTTTGGAGAATAACTTAGTTCTACTGAACAATTGGTTATTTTCTTTGCAAGATATTGtgcttttgtcaaattttgccATACGCATCTCAATGATATCCTCCTTCTACAAATTGCCTGAAACTCAACAGGCAATTTGTGGAATTTTGCTTCAAAATTttagtcattttacaaaatgactaggtttttttagtcattttgtATAATGCCTGTCAAGGTTAAGCATTTTCTAAATTGCCTgaaaattcagtcattttacaaaatgcctaaatttagaaaatgcctgtaacatatatatagtatCCGAGATATACACCAAACCTTGAAAACTTACTGACATTGACAATGaaccataaaatataaaaataatgttaagtCATACGAATCTTCCAGACAGACATGTGTACCTTACAATCATATGTAAGCAtaattttatgtcatgtttgAAGAATTTAGAGTTATTCGTTTTTGctcaatttacaaaattttttcGGGAATCTTTAGAGTTTGACctattattcaatatatatagattttatgtctgtctattatttttataagattgtttgatgatttttcttgttttatggTTGATGTCTCATCAAAACCAATATCTgcattctttgtttttttatatatgtcgGAAGAATAAAACTTTCCTCGAACTAATAGTgtctttataaaatttgtaactGGCGAAGCTTCACCATACATTGCGGTAGATTATTGTtagagctaatttcctaatgcttgtAGGATAAGACTTTTGTTGGCTTGCTTCTAAAATGTGTGTATAACTGTTAGCGCAAGCATTGTTATTGAGATTGGCATCTGCAAACATTATAGATGGGCACAATTAAACATGAATTATACAATATTTAGATGTAATTTGACGTTATGTCAATTACAATTGTATGgaatattcaaagaaaacaagGCAACCAAAGTCTTACTCTTACATAAATTAAAggaaattacatgtacatgtagctctAACGTTAAAATATGTGTCCTTTATTTCAATGCACaggagaaaaaaatgatttgtccGGATGTGTCAGATTCGTCTCTGAATGAAAAGTAACAGAAAAGATAGCTGTAgcctataataaaaaaaagtttcacgtaaaatataaaaaaataaattccgaTATATATTACACGAACATATAAATGTGGACTTACTGTTGAAGCTATTAATCCTCCATTTTCTTGATATTTGCCAGCTTGTATGGCACATACCAGAAACGAAATTAAATAGAGCACGAGATATACTACATAGTGTATCAGGATCTGAAATACACgaaatgatacaaaataaaagtattacATAATTTCATCACGTCCGGAGcttttaaacaaagaaaaaataaatatagctGCGGTTTTCTCATATTTTGCAAAAAGGTCCAAGAGTCACCACATAGAGAAAAAAAGCGCGGCTCATGCATCGCTCACCGCTTACCCGCAATTATTGCATGACACTGATACAATACCATAAGAAAACATTTCCATGGAAACAGTGCTACTTTGATCCCTCAAGCCAATACATCTTTAACGTGGCCCTTTAACAGATGAGTTCGGCCATTATTAACTCAATTGTAAATCTTCAAGTGTCCTGGtgataaaatttgttattcaaatGTCTTTAGAATATGGAAAACAAGGCCCAAAATACATACAATATTTTCgagagaaaatttaaaaaaaaaatcaatcgtCTTTTAATGGCAATGACATATACGGCTGACGATTTCTGCCAAttcacttatttgtaaatcttgtCCTACTgatcatttttgtcatttacaGTTACTCTTAATCTGTTTTAACTAAGATTATTATAATAGCAGAAACTGTAaatatgtagaaaaataaatttcactTATTAAAGTCAATACTTACATATAACATCCAAAATCCTGGCAGTTTATAAATGACACGGCACAATAGTAAGAGCCAAAGAATTAAAACAGTAATCATACAGGACATACTGTTGAATTGTACCCAACCTCCTCCGACGTAGCTGTGCCATGGATTGGAAGTAATACATAGGAATACAATCAAACTCAGGATCTGAAACATATATTCAAACtgattgattaattgaaaaaagttgtattttgttTCACTTTCCATCTAAAACTATATTTTTCAAGTAATACATCTATCAACAAACCTAATTACAAAACAGCATAACCCCGCACCCTTTAACAGAGTAGAATGATTGACGCCTAACTGATAGAGGTATAACTTTCTCTCAAGTACATCTTACCAACTCAGCTATTTTAAGAATAGAATCTGTAGACTTCATGAAAACTTTATCCAGTTCTACATTAGCAGTGGCATTCGAATTTTGTTCAGTAGTTGTGTTTGTTGTCTGGTGAGTACTAACGGTGGTAATTACCGGCATATGGTAAATCATTTTCCTGCCACACTCGTAAACAGGAATTTAATTCTGAAAGAAACAATTATAGACaacacataatttatttaacttttactGATTAGAGATTTATGATCGAGTTATCATAGTTTTTAACCggatgtaaatataaaaaagaagatataaatGTTGGAGACGTACGACAAGCGGGCACCCGGGCGGGCGGGCGGCTGAAAATCAGTGTACGTGCAGTACTCATGAACCATTTAACCAaaccttttcaaattttgatatgttggtactgatgacaaaatggaggtcaaattcgGTACTTAGGATTTTCACTTTTACTTTTAAGGAGTTTTGGTTCTtaaggtaccagtcttgtattataACTTCAGTTTCCGGTGCATGAACATGAAGGGAAACATAAAccgtttttctgtttgattataggtctatgagggggaggacagggggatacccttctcccttctcccacccctcttctcctttctcctacccctcttctccttattttattttttttaatttaccgaaaaaaagagagatatttattttttcatattttatttttttctccaattttttctcctttctcccagccatcctctcctttctcctaccccctttctcctttctcccaccccctttctcctttctcctacccctttctccctgtctcccttacccctgtcctccccctcgtTTAtactgaattgaaacatatatatatatatagatttaaaaaaaaatcttgcatctttagGGTACCAgtatatcaatccaggaaagtgaaaggatatcatgtttacttgaAGTGGTGCAGCCTAGTAAAaacagcaaacagaaagtagaaaaaaaatgttgactttAGGGTTACATAACTCAAAagttttattcttcgtggcataACCCactttttttcgattaaatcacacTTTCACATAAGAACATGCATGATAAGaatatgaaaattttgtttctatgtagcattttttatttttttattttcaaagatcagctgttttgcatgtaagcaTGTACGCCTATGGtgcagtcaattacaagacttcAACCTTAACATATTAAGAAATGGTTGGTCCAGACCACTCGTGTACGTGCATTTACTCATAAACCGTTCAACCAAGTCTTTTCAAAGTTTGATGTGCTGTTACTGATGAAAAAATGGAGGTCGAGTTTgatatttaagatttttactTTCACCGTTCAAGATGtttggttcttgaaagattaaaaaatggtGTTTCATTCGTGTCCTTGCTGTAACTTATGAACAGATTAACTAAAgcttttcaaaattcaatatattgttactgatgacaaaatgaaggtcaagttaagtattgacgattttcacatTCAccgtttaggagttggggtccTTGTGATAATGAAACATGCTATGgcataaataaatgttaaaaacaaattattcattttctacatCCAACTTGATAtatacccatgtcgtcgacttgatattcaattgttctgcttaactatgtaatagacaaattgaaaacttatacaaatagtgtttttaaaataaatcacttcgtaattgagaagaaaagtgtcattgtatttgtttctattaacttttaaattttttgttactatagtaaacattacagtaagcatttatcgccttctctaacaaagagcttcgattcttttgttctatttcaactgGGTTTCCGCCTGTGAGTCATGCTCGTAAATGAGTATTGATCTAAAAGTTTGCTTTCTATGGGTATCACTTTTTATGTTGGTTTAGACACAATGTTAATTTAAAATCTAAGTTATGCTCCTCGAATAcaagaaatagaaaatatactacaaaaatggtaaaaacaGTCACTTACCCCtttaagtaaaataacaattataaagtctctatttatatcaaaatttaatcatCTGTTCTTGTCCATCTCAAGTCCAGATGATAAAATTATACGTCAACTTTATCGAacaatttattcattcatttagaAAGTTAAGCCTGGCAAGCTAAAGTGGGATCTTCTATGTCAAGAATATACTACAGAGGCGGTCTAAAAACGGTTAATTTCAGAATGTTTATACAAGTCACTCTTGCAAGTTACTTAGGTTTAAAGATTCGATTCTTTAAGTCAAAATGAAAATGGATACAATTGTAAACaaccataaaaaatatattttacagagTTGCCTTATTATTGGAACCATTAAACCAAATCGATATGAGTTCCGTCAATTTTATAACAGTGTTTTAAAGTTTCATGGGAATTTGTAAAAGCTCTTcttttagttttcattttttctccGTAAAAAGTTTCTCGGTAACGTCTGTATATTTTTTGACCAAACAGTAAAAAGGTATATGTCACTGAAGAGCAATAAGGAATAGACTGACAGTTTCTGctatgttgacatatttgtgaCAATTGTCTTGATGATTATTTTGCAGacgtttacagtttttcttaatataattataatttccaACTCAAACCCATCCGTAACATGTGACGACAGTGGTTTAACAGCACAACACTACtgtaacaagagtgcacacactgaaatgtctcgccttctttactagtAATTGagattatgttgatagtcctaagtataaaactttattacaactgtcacataaacttaacattaaccaagatagctaaacaaagaccatgaaccatgaaaatgaggtcaaggtcagataaaccatgccaTCCAGACATGTACAAATAACAaagcttccatacaacaaatatagttgacctattacttatagtttaagaaaaatagaccaaaacacaaaaacttaacactgtgcaatgaaccgtgaaaatgaggccaaggtcaaatgacaccttcaaaaatataaaccttttaagaagttagctaacgccgccgccggatcactatccctatgtcgagctttctgcaacaaaagttgcaggctcgacaaaaattagttaaaaagggCTCCCTCATCAGAAAGCTAAAATATGATTGGCAAGAGTGTTGAGATAGTCGTTTCATACACCGATCAACTATGCAATGGAtcgaataacaaaaaaaaagtaattgttttgtcatttctGGCGCGGATGTGGTCTCAGATTTTTGCATAAACgcttttcacaattttgttagaaatgaaacttttgatttataCAGCGATGTTGAGTTCCGATAACTCctgatgtttattttttcttagtttatttttttcttagtttATAAGTATCAATGAATTGAAGATTTTTGACAaccaaaatgattgtatatacggtattagttgttttttttaaagatgaatAATTATTTACTTACCTTGAAGAATTGAGACAACTTTAAATCGATGTGTATGGCGTGAAAAAAACCAAA
Protein-coding sequences here:
- the LOC134698984 gene encoding plasmolipin-like isoform X2 codes for the protein MIYHMPVITTVSTHQTTNTTTEQNSNATANVELDKVFMKSTDSILKIAELILSLIVFLCITSNPWHSYVGGGWVQFNSMSCMITVLILWLLLLCRVIYKLPGFWMLYILIHYVVYLVLYLISFLVCAIQAGKYQENGGLIASTIFCFIVLIVLAVDTFSQFRRWQESGGKITVRTTTKTETTHETEADFL